A stretch of DNA from Cerasicoccus sp. TK19100:
TGATCTAGTGTTTATAAGGGTTTCTGGCATCGGGAAAAGCCTAAAGGGTTAACCACAGGCCCTTTGAAGCAAACCATCGACGCGTCGTTTCCCGCCTGACTGTAGGGGGTCTGGGGGCTCCCCTGTAGGGGCCTGAGGTATTTTTAGCTTGAGACTACTTTCTCAGGGGAGATAAAACCCTCTACGTTCTTGCTATGTCTGACGCCACTCTTGCCGACCTGATCCAACTGGCTGCCGCCGATGGCGGCTTGTCCTCAGAGGCGGCTCATAACGCCGCGCAACACCTGGTCTCCGCTGAGGTTTCCGCGGAAGAAAAGGCCACTCTGCTCACCACCATGAACGAGCGCGGGGAAACCCCCACTGAGCTGGCCGCCTTCGCCGCCGCCTTTCGTGAGATGGCCCGCGACCCCGGCCTGGGGGAGATCGCCAGCCGCGCAATCGATATCGTGGGCACGGGTGGAGACAAGTCTGGCAGCTTTAATATTTCGACGACTTCGGCCTTTATTGTCGCCGCTGCGGGAGTGCCGGTGCTCAAGCATGGTAACCGCTCCATCACCTCCAAGTGCGGCAGCGCGGACTTGCTTTCGGTCTTGGGTGTGGACTTGGAGGCATCGCTGCCGACGATCCGCCATTCGGTGGAAGAGCTGAACTTTGCGTTCTTTTTTGCTCCGGCCTTTCATCCGGCGTTTAAGGAGATCATGCCCGTGCGCAAGGCTTTGGCCGAGCAGGGGCGTCGCACGATTTTCAACCTGCTGGGACCGCTGATCAACCCCGCCAAGCCGGCCTATCAACTGCTCGGCGTCTACCCGGCGCGCTGGGTGGGCCCCGTGGCTTATGCGCTGGAAAGCGTGGGCCTGAAAAACGGCTTGGTCGCACATTGCGAGATCGGCGAAGACTCGGGCATGGATGAGTTTTCCACGGCAGGCATCAACCTCGGTGCGGGCGTTGGCCAGTTGGGGCCGTCGGGCGAAGACATTCGCTGGACCGCCGATGCGCCGCTCGATCTGGCCGGGCTCGGGCTCGAAACGGCCGGCGCGAGCGACCTCAAGGGAGGCGATTTGAATGACAACCTGCTGATCCTCGACCGCCTCATGGCGGGCAAGGCACCCCAAGGCCTCGAAGACACCGTGAGCCTCAATGCCGGCGCGGCGCTGTGGGTGGCAGGTCGCTGCAGCTCGCTCAAGGAGGGCATTGGCGCGGCGCGGGAGATCATGACCGGTGGCGCGCTACGCCGCTGGTTGACGCAACTTAAAGAATTTTACGCGGGATGAAGCTAAAATATTTCGGCACAGATGGGATTCGCGACCGCGTTGGCGGTGAACTGCTCAACGACGCGTTTGTGCGTCGCGTGGGCTATGGCGTGTCGGCCTTTTTGCGCAAACATAACCAGGCCAAGCCGATCACGGTGGTTGTTGGCCGAGACACCCGCGCCTCCGGTGAGCATCTGGAGGCGCTGATCACCGAAGGCTTCTGCCAGAATCAGATTCACGTGATCCACCTCGGCGTTGTGCCGACACCCGCCGTGGCCATGAGCCTGCGCGATCTGCATGCGGACTTCGGCGTCGCGATTACCGCCTCGCACAATCCGGCGAGCGACAACGGCCTGAAATTCTTCGACAACCGTGGCCTGAAATTTTCCCAGGGTGCCGAGGCCGAGATCGAGAACTTTATCGACAACGTGGAGATCAACCCCGCCAAGCAATGCGCTGACTGCGGCCACGCCAATGATGGTGCCGCGTTCTACGTCAACGTCATGCGGGCGATGATGCACCAGGGCTGCCTCAAGGGCTGGAAAGTCGTCCTCGACACCGCCAATGGTGCCACGGCGTTTACCACGCCCAAGGTGTTTCGCCATTTCGGCGCGGAGGTCATCCAATTGGGCGGTGAGCCTGATGGTAAAAATATTAACGACGGCGTCGGCAGCGAGCACCCGGATAAGCTGGCGGCGGCCGTGCTGGAGCACGGGGCCAAGCTGGGCATTGCGCACGATGGCGACGGCGATCGGCTGGTCGTTTGCGATGAGCTGGGCCGCATCGTGCATGGTGATTGCCTGCTGGGTCTACTGGGCCTTTATGGGCTGACCACCGGCCGTTTGCGCAAAAAGACCCTCGTGGCCACAATCCACAGTAACATGGGCCTGGACCGCGCGATCATGAACGCCGGCGGCAAGGTCGAGCGAGTCGACGTGGGCGACCGCAATGTGCTGCATCGCATGATGGAGGCCGATTATAACTTTGGCGGTGAGTCCTCCGGGCACCTGATTTTCCGCGACTATTCGGTGGCTGGAGACGGCCTGCTGGCCGCGATTCAATTGCTCGCGCTGATGCTCGACACCCGCAAGCCACTCTCCGAGCACGTGAATGCAATCGAGCTGTTTCCGCAGGTAACCCGCAATGTGAAGGTCGCCGAGAAGATTCCGCTTGCCGATTGTCCAACGCTGAGCGCGACGATGCAGGAGCTGGAGCAGGAGTTAACGGGCCGTGGACGCATTTTGGTGCGCTACTCGGGCACCGAGCCCAAGCTGCGCCTCCTGGCCGAGGGCGAATCGGAAAACCTCGCCACGGAAGCCATCGGCCGCCTGGAAAAGGCTGCCCGCGCCGACTTGCAGGTGGTGGGGTAGCAACTGCCCGCGAAGCTTGCCTTCTGGCAATTATCGCTAAGTCTGTTGGGCATGGCAGAGGCATCGCAGGCTCAACCGGTATCCCGTGCTCGTTGGTGGGCGGCGGTTGTGCTGTGGGCCGTTAGTTGGCCGCTGGGTTGGTTGATTGGCGGCGAGTCGGGGCGCTTGCTGCCCGCGCTTTGGCCCAGCATCGTGGCGCTGGGGGTGGTTTACCTGACGCGGAATGCGCTGCTCGGGCTGGTGGCCGGGGCCGTTGGCGGGGCGGTCATTTTGTCTGACGGGCGGCCACGGACGGCGTTTCTCTCGCTGATGGGCGATCACTTTGCCCCGCATTTTACCAGCGAGTGGAAGATGAGCGCGGTCGCCTTTACCCTGTTGTTGGGCGGGTTCGCGGCGGTGCTGGAGCGCAGTGGCGGGCTGGAGTATTTTTTGCGGCGATTCCTGCTGCGTGGCGGCGAAAGCCCGAAGCGGCTGCAAGCGGGCGCAGCGGGGCTGGGGCTGGTGTGCTTTTTTGACGGCCTCGCTAATAGTGTGCTCGTGGGGCGGCTCGTCAGCCCGATGGGCGAGCGGCACGGCGTGTCGCGGGTTAAGCTGGCCTACATCGCTGATTCGACCAGCTCGGCCGTGGCCTGTGTGGCGTTTCTTTCGACCTGGATTGCCTACCAGCTCTCGATGATCCGCGAGGGCTTCGCGCAGATCGGCGAGGAGACGAACCCCTACGCGTGGTTCTTGCGTTCGCTGCCGTATAACTACTACTGCTGGTTTACGCTGCTGATGGTGGCGCTGGTGATCTTCCGCAATTTCAACCCCGGGCCCATGGGTGCCTACGAGCGGTCAGCCCGGGAAAACATCGGCCATGGCAAGACATCCGCGCCGGAATCGACCGCCAAGGCTGGCGGGCTGGTCTTCTGCGCAATCAGTCTCGGCAGCCTTCTGCTCACGCTGCTCATCGGCCTCTATGGCTTTGGGCTGCCCAGTGCACTGGGAGAGGGGGCCGCGTATTTTCCGATAACCGCCGACAAGCTGACCGCTGCCTTTGGCAGTACTGCCGGGGCTTTCGTGTTGGTCTTTGGCGGGACGATTGCCTCACTGATCGCTCTCGGGCTGTTCCCGATGAGCGGGCGCAGCTACCCCGAGGCGGGCCGTGCGTTTGGTGCCGGGGTGAAGCACCTGCTCGCGCCGGTGACGATCCTGGTGGGCGCGTGGATGCTGAGCTCGACCCTGTCTGCGCTCAATACGGGGGATTTGCTCGGAGAGCTGGTCGGGGCCTGGGCACCGCTGTCGCTGCTGCCGGTGATTATTTTCCTCTTTGGCGCGTTGATCTCGTTTTCCACCGGCACTTCCTGGGGGACCATGGGCATCCTGATGCCGCTGGCGATCCCGCTGATTGCCAACCACCCGGATGCCGTTAACGCCGACTTGGCTCCGTTCTACGCGGCGGCCGTGGGGGCGGTGTTCAGTGGGGCGGTTTTTGGCGACCACTGCTCGCCGATTAGTGACACGACGCTGGTCAGCTCGATCACCTGCGATGTCGCGCCGCACGACCACGTGCGCACACAGCTGCCCTTTGCGCTGATGTCGGCGCTGGCGGCCGCATTATTGGGCTTTATACCCGGCGGGTTTGGGCTGGCTCCCTGGATTGGTCTGGCCTTGGGCGGTGCTGCCTTGATTAGCGTGACCTTTATAATTAAGCCTGCCCGCTGACGCCTCCCGCATTGCCATTGCCGGAAATTTTGTTTTCATGAGCACTGTGAAACTTACCCGGCTGCTTTGCTTAACCTCGATCCTTGGGATGGGCTTGGTTGGTTGTTCCCGTCCCGGACCCAACAGCGCGTTGCGGCCACGCGCCGATGACCGGGCTGAGTCGATTCGCGCGCAGTATATCGACCGGGAGGCAACGGTCGAGGCGTCCATGGAAGACCGAATCGCCTATCAGCCGCAGCCGCTGGATGAGTATTTGCGGCGGCAGTTGCTGCTGGGGCCAGAGTCATTAACCAAGCTGCCCGAGGGGAAAACGCGCGAGGAGTCCCTGGCGGATAACCGGCATTTCATCGCGAAGCATGTCGAAGAGCCGAACTGGACGGACAATCTCGTGGTTGCCCAAGCGTGCCTGGCCCTGCTGGAGGACGCCATTTTACTCGGGCAAAAGCCGGGTGACGAGGATTACGAGCAGGCGATAACCTGGCTGACGGAGATTATCAACGCCTCCGGCCGCTTCGCCGAGCGACCCGGTCCCGTCCTTGAGTGGGATACCATTAACGCCGCGTTGATCCGTGCTGCCTATCGGTCATCTCTGATTGGTGACAACCGACTTAAGGACCAGACGTACTTTGCCTTTCTGCCGCTGTGGTACATGCATCATTTGCAACCAAGCAGAGAGGATGGGTCCTATGAAACGCTTCTGGCGCTGATCAACAACTCGCTGATTGACCAGAGCCTGCTTTACCCGTCGGCCGATATCAAGTGGTGGCTGGAGACTATTCCCGAGGAGCCGGTGAACTCAGCCTTAATCCCACCAGCGCTGGCCGCGGTCGAGATCCCTGAGGATTTTACGCCTCCGCCGCCGTTTGCCGTTTATCCGCGTGCGGCAGTGCTCTTCTGGCGTTCCAACTGGGCTCCAGGCGCGGATGGGTTGGTGGTGTATGGTGCCCTTGATGACGATCTCAGCACATTCGAGCGCGCTGGACAGGTTGAGTGGATTGCGCACGGCGACCCGGTGTTGATTCAGGCAGCCCAAGCGTCGGAAGTCGTTGCGGTCGAGGCCAAGCCAAATCCCGACGGCGAGCTTACCCCGCAGTTCATTCCGAAATACAGCACGATGCTCATCGGTGACAACTTGCCTAAACCAGGGCGGGCACCGATCATTGCCCGTGACTTGAACGCGCTCGGTGGCAATCTTCGCGTGGATGGCTCGGCGATCTACCCGGAGTTGAGCCTCTGGCATCGTGATTTATTCTGGGAAGCCGGCGGCGAGCTTCGCATCATCGACACCGTGCGTTTTGACTTCGGTCAACGCGACCGGACGAGCTTTTACTGGCATCTCAGCGCCACTGAGCCGGTGACGATCGAGACCGACCGCTCCCGCTCGATTGTGGAGTGGGGCGAAAATGCGATCGTCTTTCAGGGCAACTCCTTGCTGGACCTGGAGCAGTTTCTCGTGCCCGACTCGGAAACGGGCGACGGTGTGCACGTCGTCATCCGGCTGAGAACGATTGGGCGCCCGCATTCACTGCGCCTGCTGACCCGCGTCCTGCCCCGCGAAGCCCCGGAAGAGGTGGCGGAAACTGACGCCAGTTCGCCGGAACCGATAGACAACTAAGCGCGCGAGAATAACGCGGTGCCGATGTGGGCGCTGAGGGCGATTTCGCCTTGGCCCTTTTCGCTGGAGGCGTCGACGAAGGCAAAGCCCAGTTTTTCGAGTTTGGCTTTTAGCTCCAGGCCGGGCTGTTCGGGCTCGTGCCACTCGATCAGGAGGTGCTTGGCCTTGGCGGCGAGCCAATCGCCCCAGTGTTCCAGCAGGATGGCCTCGGCCCCTTCGATGTCGATTTTCACCAAGTCAATCTGCTCACCGAGCTTGGCGGCGAGCTTGTCCAGGTCGGCCACGGGGCGGGTGACCTTCTTCCCGCGTGAGCCGAGGGAGGTCAGGCGGGATTTATGCGAAGTTTTGCCCTCGTAGAAGTCGATTGTCGCCACGCCGCGGGGGCCGACAGCGGCTTCAACCAGCTCCAGCTTGGTCTCGGGCTTGCTGATGGCAATCGCGTCGCGCGCGGCGGAGAGCGCCTCGGCGTTGGCATCGATCAGCACGGCCTGGCGTGGGGCAGCCCAGCCGTTTTTGCGGGCGGTGGACTCCATCAGCAGGCTAAACATCCCGCAGTTGCAACCGAGGTCGAGCCAGTTGGCCACAGGGCCGATTTTGGCGATAAAGGGGTCGTATTCTCCCTCGATGAAAATTTCGCGCAGGATGAGGAAGTCGCCGCGATTGCGCAGGACCACGGTGCAGCCCGGCCCGAGCTCCAGTTGGAGATTGGTCCAGGGGAAAAGGCGCCAGGCCAGCGAGCGCTTCAGGTCATCCAAGGCTTTCATGAGCTACGTTAATGGGGGCGTGGCCTGATGATGGCAAGTCCAAGCATTTTCGGAACGGCAGCCGGAAATTCGGGTCTATAAAAATGAACCAGCGGGGCGACCCGGTATGCCAATTGCTCAGTTACATTCGGCGGCAAACTGCATTTGAATGTTGATTTTCCGGCTTACTTCTTCAAATTAACACCTAACCCGAGAGGGCCAACCCATCATGAGTGCTCACGATTTCGATAATTCATCCGACGGAGATTGGGAAAACAGCGAAGAACTGAGTTGGAACGAATTTGATTGGCAGCGCTACCTCAAGCAAAACGAGAAGGAAATCGCGGAGTTTTTGGGGCATTATCACCGCCTCAAGCACAAGCCCGGCCACCTCGACGAAATTGCCCAGCTGATGCGCTGGGAAGTCGAAGACTGGAGCGGTGCTGATTTTGACGATTCCGACGAAGACTTCGAGCAAGAGGAAAAGGACGCAATCGACGCCAGTGATTTCGACCCTTACTCCGTGCACAAGCACCCGGTCTACATAGTCAGCCACGGCCTTTACCAACACCTCTTTCACTGCTGGGAGCATTTCCTGACGCAGTCCAAGGGCACCGTTGACGCTGTCATGGGAGCGCGTTTTGCCTCCAGCCTGCACGCGGGCGAGTTCAATGCCGTTATGGGCATCAATGCGCTCGACATGGGCGACTTCAATTTGGCCGTGTGCCACCTGAAAAACGGCCTCGCCGCGGTCAACCACACCATGGCCGTCCTGCAGGAAGTCCGTTGCGAAAACGTGCGCCTGCTCCAGGCCTTCCAGGGTGAAGTGCTCCAGGTGCTCTTTGACCTGCGCGACCTCTGGCTCCGCGTCATGAACGACTGCCGCGAAGAAGAACGCCGCCACAAGGAGCGGTAAGCCAGCCGGAGGCTGGCGTTGGAAGGTTTGAAAAGTTCGAAGGTTGGAACGTTCGAAAGGTTAGAATGTTGTACGTTGGAACGTTTGGCGGATGATCTCGGTCTGAGTGGATTGTTGTAGATTCTCGGGCGGAAGCTTGCGTTTGGGCGAATTGATCGTTGCCAGAACATTCGAACCTCCAAACATTCATACCTTCAAACTTCCCATTTTCGACTTTCCATTATGGCGATTAAACCCCGTTGCTTTTTCACACTTTTCCTCGCGTTGGCTTTAGGCCTGGCCGCGCATGCCGTGCAAATTGCGTCCGGGCCGATGGTCGGCGCGCCGGAGATGCGGGCCATGCCGCTGTGGGTGCAGCTGGATGGTCCCGCCAAAGTGTCCTTCGCCTACTGGCCGCAGGGACAGACCGGCGAACGCCAAACGACCACCCCGCAAGATGCCACGGAGGACAACGCCTTCGTGGTCGAGTCGATGGCCGGCCCGCTGACGCCCGGAACCGTTTACGAGTACGAGGTGCTTATTGACGGGCGCAAGGCGTCGGTTGATGCCGAGACGAAGTTCAAGACGTCGCCGTTTTACACCGACCGCGCGCCGCCACCGGACTTCACCGTAGCCCTTGGTTCGGGCAACTACGTGAACGAGGCCGCCTACGATCCGCTCAACCGCACACCGGGCGGCGGCTACGAAATCTTTCTCGCGATCCAGGCCAAGCAGCCGGACCTGATGATCTGGGCCGGTAACAGCGTCCACCTGCGCGAGCCCGACTGGGGTTCGCGCCCGGGCATGCTGGCGCGCTACTCGAAGAACCGCGCACAGCCCGAGCTGCAGCCACTGCTGGCTTCCGTGCCGCAAGTTGCCGCCGTCGGCCAAGGCGAGTTTGGCGCGCCGCACGCGGGCAAAAACTTTCGCAACCGCGAGGATGCGCAGGATGTGTTTCAGCTGTTTTGGGCCAATCCGCCGACGGTGAACGGCCTCGACAGCCTGGGCACCACCGTTCGCTATGGTGACGCCGAGTTCTTCCTGCTCGATGACCGATCGAACCGCGATGTCAGCCACGATCTGGAGAAATTCCGTGCGATCCTGGGCAAGGCGCAGGTGGATTGGTTACGGCAGGCGCTGCGCGAAAGCACGGCGGATTTCAAGGTGATCGTTACCGGCTCCTCCGCGCTTAGCCCCTCGAAGTCCGAGCTCAATCACAAGCTGGCCGAGTCCGAGCGCGACGACATGCTGGAGCTGATTAAGGGCGACCGCATCGGCGGGCTGGTCTTCGTTTGCGGCGGTAAGGACTTTGGCGAGCTCACTAAAATGGTCCGCGCCAATGCGCCCGACGTTTATGAGCTGAGCCTGGGCCCGCTAACGGCGCGCCCCACCGACTCCACCCGCGAGCTGAACTTCTACCGCGTGCCCAGCACCTCGACCTTCCAGCGCCAGTTCGCGCTGATGAAGTTTCACGGTGCTGAGAATGACCGCCAACTGACCGTCACGGTTTACAACGGCCTCGGCGATCAGTTGTGGACGCAGACGCTCGCGCTGAGCAGCATGCAATTTTAAATGACAGCCGGGCGGGGCGAACGTGGAAGTTCGCGATCCGTTTGGCACCTCAATTTCTTTAGCAAATACTATGGCAACTCCCGTAAATCCCTTTGCCGGCATCAATCCGGATTTAGTTAAGAAAAACGCGGGCAAGGCCCAGATGGCGGGCATTATCCTGATCGTGCTCGGCGTGCTGGCGGTCATGTTGCCGGGGCTGTTTTCGCTCGGGCTGGAGTTGTTTCTGGGCTGGCTGATCATCCTGGCCGGCTTCACCCAGATCGCCGCCGCGTTCTCGCACAAGGGCGTGCATGGGCAGGGTTGGGCGCTGCTCAACGGCGTGTTCGCAGTCATCGCAGGGGGGCTTCTCGTGGCCAAGCCAGTGCTGGGTGTCATCGCCCTGACCGCGCTACTAGGGATTTTCTACGCAGTCGACGGCGTCTTTAAAATCATCGCTTCGATCCAGGCTCCGAGCCAGCCCGGCCGCGGTCTTGTGCTGATCAATGGCGTCTTCGGCCTGATCATTGCCGGTATTGCCTTCTCCGAATGGCCCTCAGCGGCGCACTGGTTCATCGGCATCATGGTGGGCGTCAATTTTCTCATGGTCGGCATGACCTTGCTCAGCCTAGCCACCGCTGCGAAGAAAAGCGTGTAGCCCAGCGTTCTGCTGGACCGTGGTTAGTTAGGAGGTGGCGGCCGGTGTCCCTACCGGCCAGAGGCGAGTTCGAGTAGAGGGAATCCGTCCGCGCTAAGCCTATATCCGCGAAACATGTTTTCGCTAATCACGACTCTTTGCCTACATGATGGCCGATAAGGATATCGGCCGCCACCTTCGAATTCGTGGCGATGACGCATTTTGCCAGCCTAATTCTTGCTCGATGCTTCGTTGCCGGGTGGATTGAGGCGGCGGGATTTGGGCTCAAAGGGTTGCAGGAAGGCTTCGCGGAAATCGTAGCCGCCGGCGAAGTCCTCGGGCTGGTCGTTTTCGGTTTTGCCCAGCACGCCCCATTCGACGAGGTTAAAGACGATGTCGCCAAAGTCCTCGCAGCGCTTCACGCCCCAGTGGCTGAGCAGCGTGTAGGCGAGGGGGCCATACTGGTCGAGCGCATAATCGCGGATGCCGGAGAGCAGCTCATGCCCGGAAACATGGCGCGTTTCGCGCTCGGGCTCTTCCTTGAGGGACTTGATGGTGTGATCCAGCCCAAGCCGCACAAAGTGGTAGGCCCCGGCTTCAAAGCGCGAGTCCTCTTTGCGTATCAGCGATACGACTTCATCAAAATCCTTCGAGGGCATGGCTCACTAATCAAAATCCTCCCGGCTTCGGGGTCAAGGCCAAGCGCGGGATTGCTGGGGGGCGGATACTTGTAATTCAGATCAGCTATCCGCGCGAATGATTTCGAAGACTTTAACTTCTTTCACGGCGTGGTCAGGATAATAGCC
This window harbors:
- the trpD gene encoding anthranilate phosphoribosyltransferase; this translates as MSDATLADLIQLAAADGGLSSEAAHNAAQHLVSAEVSAEEKATLLTTMNERGETPTELAAFAAAFREMARDPGLGEIASRAIDIVGTGGDKSGSFNISTTSAFIVAAAGVPVLKHGNRSITSKCGSADLLSVLGVDLEASLPTIRHSVEELNFAFFFAPAFHPAFKEIMPVRKALAEQGRRTIFNLLGPLINPAKPAYQLLGVYPARWVGPVAYALESVGLKNGLVAHCEIGEDSGMDEFSTAGINLGAGVGQLGPSGEDIRWTADAPLDLAGLGLETAGASDLKGGDLNDNLLILDRLMAGKAPQGLEDTVSLNAGAALWVAGRCSSLKEGIGAAREIMTGGALRRWLTQLKEFYAG
- a CDS encoding HdeD family acid-resistance protein, coding for MATPVNPFAGINPDLVKKNAGKAQMAGIILIVLGVLAVMLPGLFSLGLELFLGWLIILAGFTQIAAAFSHKGVHGQGWALLNGVFAVIAGGLLVAKPVLGVIALTALLGIFYAVDGVFKIIASIQAPSQPGRGLVLINGVFGLIIAGIAFSEWPSAAHWFIGIMVGVNFLMVGMTLLSLATAAKKSV
- a CDS encoding FkbM family methyltransferase, coding for MKALDDLKRSLAWRLFPWTNLQLELGPGCTVVLRNRGDFLILREIFIEGEYDPFIAKIGPVANWLDLGCNCGMFSLLMESTARKNGWAAPRQAVLIDANAEALSAARDAIAISKPETKLELVEAAVGPRGVATIDFYEGKTSHKSRLTSLGSRGKKVTRPVADLDKLAAKLGEQIDLVKIDIEGAEAILLEHWGDWLAAKAKHLLIEWHEPEQPGLELKAKLEKLGFAFVDASSEKGQGEIALSAHIGTALFSRA
- the glmM gene encoding phosphoglucosamine mutase, translating into MKLKYFGTDGIRDRVGGELLNDAFVRRVGYGVSAFLRKHNQAKPITVVVGRDTRASGEHLEALITEGFCQNQIHVIHLGVVPTPAVAMSLRDLHADFGVAITASHNPASDNGLKFFDNRGLKFSQGAEAEIENFIDNVEINPAKQCADCGHANDGAAFYVNVMRAMMHQGCLKGWKVVLDTANGATAFTTPKVFRHFGAEVIQLGGEPDGKNINDGVGSEHPDKLAAAVLEHGAKLGIAHDGDGDRLVVCDELGRIVHGDCLLGLLGLYGLTTGRLRKKTLVATIHSNMGLDRAIMNAGGKVERVDVGDRNVLHRMMEADYNFGGESSGHLIFRDYSVAGDGLLAAIQLLALMLDTRKPLSEHVNAIELFPQVTRNVKVAEKIPLADCPTLSATMQELEQELTGRGRILVRYSGTEPKLRLLAEGESENLATEAIGRLEKAARADLQVVG
- a CDS encoding alkaline phosphatase D family protein — translated: MAIKPRCFFTLFLALALGLAAHAVQIASGPMVGAPEMRAMPLWVQLDGPAKVSFAYWPQGQTGERQTTTPQDATEDNAFVVESMAGPLTPGTVYEYEVLIDGRKASVDAETKFKTSPFYTDRAPPPDFTVALGSGNYVNEAAYDPLNRTPGGGYEIFLAIQAKQPDLMIWAGNSVHLREPDWGSRPGMLARYSKNRAQPELQPLLASVPQVAAVGQGEFGAPHAGKNFRNREDAQDVFQLFWANPPTVNGLDSLGTTVRYGDAEFFLLDDRSNRDVSHDLEKFRAILGKAQVDWLRQALRESTADFKVIVTGSSALSPSKSELNHKLAESERDDMLELIKGDRIGGLVFVCGGKDFGELTKMVRANAPDVYELSLGPLTARPTDSTRELNFYRVPSTSTFQRQFALMKFHGAENDRQLTVTVYNGLGDQLWTQTLALSSMQF
- a CDS encoding Na+/H+ antiporter NhaC family protein, which produces MAEASQAQPVSRARWWAAVVLWAVSWPLGWLIGGESGRLLPALWPSIVALGVVYLTRNALLGLVAGAVGGAVILSDGRPRTAFLSLMGDHFAPHFTSEWKMSAVAFTLLLGGFAAVLERSGGLEYFLRRFLLRGGESPKRLQAGAAGLGLVCFFDGLANSVLVGRLVSPMGERHGVSRVKLAYIADSTSSAVACVAFLSTWIAYQLSMIREGFAQIGEETNPYAWFLRSLPYNYYCWFTLLMVALVIFRNFNPGPMGAYERSARENIGHGKTSAPESTAKAGGLVFCAISLGSLLLTLLIGLYGFGLPSALGEGAAYFPITADKLTAAFGSTAGAFVLVFGGTIASLIALGLFPMSGRSYPEAGRAFGAGVKHLLAPVTILVGAWMLSSTLSALNTGDLLGELVGAWAPLSLLPVIIFLFGALISFSTGTSWGTMGILMPLAIPLIANHPDAVNADLAPFYAAAVGAVFSGAVFGDHCSPISDTTLVSSITCDVAPHDHVRTQLPFALMSALAAALLGFIPGGFGLAPWIGLALGGAALISVTFIIKPAR
- a CDS encoding Minf_1886 family protein is translated as MPSKDFDEVVSLIRKEDSRFEAGAYHFVRLGLDHTIKSLKEEPERETRHVSGHELLSGIRDYALDQYGPLAYTLLSHWGVKRCEDFGDIVFNLVEWGVLGKTENDQPEDFAGGYDFREAFLQPFEPKSRRLNPPGNEASSKN